The following nucleotide sequence is from Peribacillus sp. ACCC06369.
AGGGGGATTATGACTTGCTGTGATAACGATCCCAGCATAAGCATTCAGTTCACGAACGGCAAAGGATAACTCCGGCGTTGGTCTTAACTCATCGAATAGATAAGCCTTGATACCTTCTGTAGCCAGTGTCTTGGCTGCTTCCAAGGCAAATTCAGGCGATTTGAAACGTGAATCGTAGGCAATCGCGACACCTCTGCGTTTTGCTTCATCACCCATCGATTGCAGATAATGGGCTAATCCCAATGTTGCTTTACGGACTGTATATAGATTCATCCGATTGGTACCTGCCCCAATTTCCCCTCGCATACCGCCTGTGCCGAATTCCAAGTTCTTATAAAACGCATCTTCAATATTTTTTTCATCATCTTGCATCTTGTTAAGTAATGATTTCATTTCCTCATCAAGGTTTTCGAAATTCACCCATGAGTGGTAAGAACATTTCCAATCCATCTTCACATAGTCCTTCTTTCTTTCTAGTTTCCCTTGGAAAATCTAGATGTTTTCACTAAAAAATAACAATTACCGCTGAAATAAAAAAAAGCCGTTCATACGACTTTCTTCGCTATATTATCAGCAATAAATAGACATCAGTCAATATTCTCAACATAAAAAATTTGTTGGAAGGCAAAAATAGAGGATGGCGATGTTGCGATGATCATGGACATCACCGCCTGTAAACAGGAGCGATGTCCACGATGATGGATCACCTTACAAATTATTCAGCTTCGGCAACAACGGTGAAGCGTTGGTTGATGTGTTGCGGGTTTTCAATTTCATCAAGTACTGCAAGGGCAAAATCGGCGTAACTTACATAACTCTCACCCTTTGAGTTTACAAGAAGGTTGTCTCTACCCAATTTATACCCTCCGGTTCTATTTCCTTGCGGATCAAAGAAGGCTGAAGGACTGATGAACGTCCATTGGATCCCAGTGGCATTTTGTAAATCCTCAAGGTTCTTGGATTGATTATATGCCGTTGCAAAGTATTCTTTAGGGAATTCAGGCGTTTCCAGTACACGTGTCGTTTTCGCCTCGTCAACGAAAAGACTTCCAGCTCCGCCAACAACGATCAGTTTAGTTTTAGGAGCCCCTTTCATGGCGTCAATTAGGATTTTTCCTGCATCCACATGCAGATGTTCTTTCCCTGGAGCAGCGCCAAAGGCATTCACTACCACATCAAATTCTTTAATATCTTCCGCTTTCAGAGCGAATAGATCCTTTTCCAGTACGGATGCACCTTGAATTTGGACTTTGGCTTCATCTCTGACAATGGCCGTAACTTCATGTCCCCTAGTCAATGTTTCCTTTAAAATCAGACTTCCAGCTTTTCCGCTCGCACCTATAATACCTATTTTCATTTTCAAATTCCTCCTATATCGTTTTTGAATTATAATTGTAATCAAATTACTTACATGTAATAATATAAGTTACAGGTTTCTGTTTTGTCAACTTATTTATCGAGGAAGTATTTCGATGATATATTGCGATTTTCGCTGATATATTTCATTTTTCGGAGATATATCCCGATTTTCGCTGATATATTGCATTTTCCGATAGATATATTGCGATTTCGTCGATATATTTCATTTTTCGGAGATATATCCCGATTTTCGTCGATATATTGCGATTTCCAATAGATATATCCCGTTTTCGTCGATATATTGCCATTTCCTATTGATATATCCCGATTTTCGTCGATATATTGCAATTTCCGATTGATATATCCCGATTTTCGTCGATATATTGCAATTTCCGATTGATATATCCCGATTTTCGCTGATATATTGCAATTCCCGATAGATATATCCCGATTTTCGTCGATATATTGCCATTTCCGATAGATATATCCCGATTTCCGTTGATATATTGCAATTTCCGATTGATATATCCTGATTTCGTCGATATATTGCGATTTCCGATTGATATATCCCGATTTTCGGAGATATATTGCGATTTCCGATTGATATATCCCGTTTTCGTCGATATATTGCAATTTCCGATTGATATATCCCGATTTTCGCTGATATATTGCGATTTTCGTAGATATATTTCATTTTCCGGAGATATATTGCAATTTCCGATTGATATATCCCGATTTTCGTCGATATATTGCAATTTCCGATAGATATATCCCGATTTTCGTCGATATATTGCGATTTCCAATAGATATATCCCGATATCCGTTGATATATTTCATTTTTCGGAGATATATCCCGATTTTCGTCGATAAAAAAAGCACCATTCCTTGCAGACACAAGGAATGGTGCACTTATTGATCAGTTCTTTCCATTCTTCCTCATTAGCAATCCCATACAGATAGTAATGAGAGTAAAAGCAATAAAAGCCAAAAACGGGATCGTGATGAATCCTAGCCAATTTATATACTCGCCTGAGCAGGGAACACCGCTTTGGCACATTTCGAAATGCTGTAGGGCCGGAATTTTTTGCAGACTATAGTGATACCCTGACACCAACATGCCCAAAATCGATAATGGGAGGATGTATCGATGGATTTTCAGGTCTTGCTCATAAAAGGCCCGGCCCAATAAAATAACGAGCGGGTACATCAAGATCCTTTGATACCAACAAAAGGTACAAGGTACATAATGGAGAATCTCACTAAAGTAGAGACTTCCAGCAGTGGCAATGATGGATAGGATCCACGAAAATAATAGTGGTTTGTTCATCACTATTTCTCCTTCGCTGCATCATCAACCATTTTCACTAAATCATCAATTGTATTTCCTTCAAACTTCTTGCCATTGACAAATAAGGAAGGTGTTCCAGAAACGCCCAATTCGTCGGCCAACTCCATATCCTTGTTCCATTGGTCCTCGGACTTTTCGGCTTTAAAAGAGGAAACGACCTTTTTCACATCTTTGTCATTTGCGATTTCTTTCAATGTTTCTTCTAAGAATTTATCCGTAAAGACATCTTCCTTTTCATATTTCAAGTCATCTGGCTGCTTATCGTACAACAGCTCATGAAATTTCCAAAAGGTATCATTTCCTAATTCTTGATAAACACTTTCCGCAAATTTAGCGGATCTGGTTGAATCGACGTTAATGAACGAATAATTCATGAAATAAAATTGCGCTTTTCCTGTTTCGATCAGTTCACTTTGTATGGAAGGAAAGAATTGTTCCTCGAATGTCTTACATACTGGACATTTATAATCACCAAATTCCACTATTTGGACAGGAGCCGATTTTTCTCCCAAATAAGGCTGTGATTTATAATCGATTTCATTAACGGCTGTATCTTCGTCCTTCCCATTTGCTAAAAATATAAAGCCAATAATGATTACAGCGATTAACCCTATGATCCAAAACGTGAATGCAGAAGATTGTTTTTGATTACCCTTTTTTTTATTAGCCATCATATACCTCCATCACTTGTAGTTGTGTCGATATTCCTTTTGCAGCCATAGCGGCCGATTTCAGTTCCCCCTTCCTGTAGCCTTCACCTGTAACTGATTCATTTACACGTTATAATATAAGTTTCATCATGATGGTTTGTCAATTACACATACCTTTTATTTTTGCCTTTGCAAAAACGGCGTGACTTGACAAGGAAACGGTTAATGGATAAATATTATTCTTGCAGGCCATTATAACTTGTAACCACTTGAATTACATGTTAAATAATTTATACTATATAAGAATAGAGATTTTAAAGGAGAGAAAAAAGAGATGTCCATCAGTACCCGCTTTTCCGTAGGAATCCATATATTATCTCTTTTAGAAATAAACAAAGAAGGCGTTAACACTTCTGATTTTATAGCAAAAAGTGTAAACACAAACCCAGCCTTAATCAGAAAAATCACCGGCATGCTGAAGAATGCAGGTTTAGTGAACGTTCGGCCGGGTATCGCCGGAGCGACATTGGCCAAGGACTTATCAGATATTACTTTGCTCGATGTTTATCAGGCTGTTAACGTTGTCTCCGATAAAGAATTATTTGGAATCCATGAAAATCCTAATCCAGCATGCACTGTTGGAAGAAATATACAAGATACAATAGAGCCCATCTTTTCAGTCGCTGAACTTGCCTTGGAAAAGGCGCTTGGAGTGGTGACTATAGAGGATGTCGTTAGAGGTATTCTGGAAAAGGATAAAAACTAAATAGCAAAAAAACACATGAGTCGGACTCATGTGTTTTTTCCTGTTTTCTTATTTATACTTAGGAACTTCAATCGTCATTTTATAGGAATCTAGTAAACTATACAAATTATAAATCTGTTTCACTTGTTTTGTTGCCCAGCCAATATCAGTTGCATACTGGTGTGAAGCATTTCCATTTTTCTCTGCAGCTGTAGGATTCCATCTCATTTTGTAAAGCGTGTCCTGTCCAGCAGAGATATACCCTTTGGCGATGAATTCGGCACCGCCTATTATGGCCGCTTCCGGGGTGAACCAGCCTGCTTTATATGCGTATTGAGCGCCGCTGCTTACCGCTGTTCCGTCAAAAGCTCCCACTCCGTACATATTATAGACCGTTTTCCCATTCACCTTAACTCCAGTTGCTAACGGTGAAGTACCGTTCCCGGTCTCCAGCAAAGCATGTGAAATCAGGTAAATTTCATTGACCCCATATTTTTCCCCTGCCGTAGTGAAGGTTGCAGCTTGGCCTTGTAAAATCCCTTTACCTGAAAGGATTCTAGCATTCACTTCAGAAACGTTCATGTTGGTGACCTGGGAGAGCTTAACGAACTGGAACGATTTGATTGGATCATTCACAAAATTATCTGGGTTGAGATTATAGTTTATATCATCCGGACTGGCATTTACCCATGTCTTGTTATAACTCACTTCATACCAATAGTATCCGTCAGAGCCCTTTACTTTTGATTTAATATTCAATGATTGATTATTGCTGACGGCACCGACTGCCCAATAATTAGATCCAGCTCCGCCCCTAACACGCCATCCGCTTCCTTTTACCGTTCCCGTTGTTGAATTGATTAAAGTTAACCCATCCTCACGTATGTAGGTTTTATACGTTTTATCCGTTTGACCATTTACGGCCATTTGAATTTCAACCATCTTGTCCATCGTAAGATTGTACTCTTTATCGATCCTGATTATCGATCCATTCGAACTTCCTGGACCTTGTGCTTTAGCAGTTAAATATTGCGTACTGACATATCCCGTTTTTCCATTAGCCGTGACCCTTGACCAACCATTGGACTCAGAATACACCGTTACGGCCGTATTGTTTACGAGTTTGGCTATAATTGAAGCGGAAGCTGATGCAAAAGAGCGCATATTAAGACTGGAGCCATCATTCACTTTTACATATTTAACTAACGTGGTTTCTTCCTCGTCTGGATTGAGATTCGGGCTTTCCGGTACAGAACCAGGCTTCGTTGCTGATAGATATTGCGTATTGACATAACCTTCTCCGCCATACGCTTTTATTTTTGACCAGCCATTTGATTCCGAGATGACTTCCACCTTCACACCCTTTGCCAATTTCACAATAACGGAAGCACTTTCTGACGGTTTATTCCGCATATTCAGAGAACCAGAGCTTACATTTACATATTTCACCGTCGTTTTTTCAGGTATGGAGGGTTTGGCTTCTGGCTTTGTTGTTGAAAGAAGGTCAGCACTGACATACCCATCTTGCCCATTGGCTTTGATTTTCGCCCAACCTTTGGTTTCCGAATACACCGTTACTTGCGTTCCTTTTGAAAGCTTCGCGACTATGCTGGCACTTTCCGACCCGCTTTTTCTCATATTAAGCGTTCCTGAGCTTACATTGACATATTTCGTCGTCGTTTTATCAGGTATGGAGGGCGTGGTTTCCGTTCCTGGTTTTGTTGTCGATAAATATTTGGTGCTGACATGTCCGTCTTTTCCATTGGCCTTGATCTTCGCCCAGCCTTTGGATTCCAAATATACCGTCACTTTCGTTCCTTTTGAAAGCATCGAAACTATGCTTGAACTTGCTGTACCACTTTTTCGCATATTAAGTAAACCCGTGTTCACATATTTCGTCGTCGTTTTTTCTGGCGTGGCTACTGTGGATCCCGATCCCGGCTTTGACGTCGATAGATATTTGGTGCTGACATATCCGTCCTTTCCATTGGCTTTGACTTTCCCCCAGCCTTTGGATTCCAAATACACCGTCACTTTCGTTCCTTTTGAAAGCCTCGCGACTATGTTTGAACTTTCTGTACCACTTTTTCGCATATTGAGTGAACCCGTGTTCACATATTTTATCGTCGTTTTTTCAGGTGTGGCTACTGTAGTTCCCGATTCCGGCTTTGCAGCAGACAGGTATTTGGTGCTGACATAACCGTCTTTTCCATTGGCTTTGATTTTTGCCCAGCCATTGGATTCCGAATACACCGTCACTTTGGTTCCTTTTGAAAGCCTCGTAATTATGCTTGAACTTACTGTCGCGCTTTTTCGCATATTGAGCGTGCTTGCATTGACATATTTTGTCGTCGTTTTAACGGGTGCCGCAGCCTTGGTTACCGTACCAGGCTTCGTTGCCGATAGATACTTCGTACTGACATATCCGTCTTTTCCATTGGCTTTGATCTTCGCCCAGCCTTTGGATTCCGAATACACCGTTACCTGTGTGCCTCTTGTCAGCTTCGCGACTACGCTTGCACTATCTGCCCCACTTTTCCGCATAATAAGTGAACCTGTGCTCACATTCACATATTTCATTGTCGTTTTAACGGGTGCCGCAGCCTTGGTTACCGTACCAGGCTTCGTTGCCGATAGATACTTCGTACTGACATATCCGTCTTTTCCATTGGCTTTGATCTTCGCCCAGCCTTTGGATTCCGAATACACCGTTACCTGTGTGCCCCTTGTCAGCTTCGCGACTACGCTTGCACTATCCATTCCACTTTTGCGCATATTGAGTGAACCTGTACTGACATTCACATATTTCTCTGCCGTTTTAATGGTTACTGCAGCTTTAGTTAAAGTCCCTGGCTTCGTTGCCGATAAATACTTGGTACTGACATATCCATCTTTTCCATTGGCTCTGATCTTCGCCCAGCCTCTGGATTCCGAATATACGGTTACTTGTGTGCCTTTTGCCAGCTTTGCAACTATGCTTGCACTATCCCCACCAGTTTTTCTCATATTTAGCGAACCGGAATTTACATTTACAAACATGACGCTCTTTTCAATATTGGCATGCTCTGCTTGTAGTGGAGCTGCAGATATTTTTTCTTCGAAAGCAACTGTAGACAACACTGCAAAACAGAAAGTTGGTATAATTAATTTCTTCATCTCATTCTCCCTACTAAAGAATTATATTTTTAACATTTATTTAAATATCGGTTAAATTTAGTATGATATTATAGGCAATTGTGCTTATTCGTTAAAAATATAACATATTCCTTTAGATCTATAGAGAGATGGACGAGATTGTAACACAACAGTAAACTAATAGACATTTAAGTAATTAATTAGTAACATTAGAAATGAAATCCATTTCACTAAGTTCCATAAGAAGCGGATACAAGCTTAATGACGTAAAATAAGATATTTTGAAATAATTCATTCATACTCATAGTAATGTTTATGAGACGAGCATCTTTCTACGCATACCGAATATACATAAAGGGTAAGCCTACAATCCTTATATTTGACGGATCGAGGCCATAACCTATATAATTACTGTATATAACCTATATGAATCCTTCTGTTAAGGGGAGTAGCTATACAATAAAGTCGTCAGTACAGGATTTAATCCTCGGCTTTATTGGCAACTGATTTTAGTTGTTTGCAAGACCTTGCCGATTATTTGGTGAGGTCTTTTTAATTTTTAAAAGACGGTATAACCAAAAATCGGTTATACCGTCTTTTTTAATCGAAAAAATTGCACAATAGAGGTGAAAAGTATGCAG
It contains:
- a CDS encoding NAD(P)-dependent oxidoreductase produces the protein MKIGIIGASGKAGSLILKETLTRGHEVTAIVRDEAKVQIQGASVLEKDLFALKAEDIKEFDVVVNAFGAAPGKEHLHVDAGKILIDAMKGAPKTKLIVVGGAGSLFVDEAKTTRVLETPEFPKEYFATAYNQSKNLEDLQNATGIQWTFISPSAFFDPQGNRTGGYKLGRDNLLVNSKGESYVSYADFALAVLDEIENPQHINQRFTVVAEAE
- a CDS encoding disulfide oxidoreductase, producing MNKPLLFSWILSIIATAGSLYFSEILHYVPCTFCWYQRILMYPLVILLGRAFYEQDLKIHRYILPLSILGMLVSGYHYSLQKIPALQHFEMCQSGVPCSGEYINWLGFITIPFLAFIAFTLITICMGLLMRKNGKN
- a CDS encoding thioredoxin domain-containing protein — encoded protein: MANKKKGNQKQSSAFTFWIIGLIAVIIIGFIFLANGKDEDTAVNEIDYKSQPYLGEKSAPVQIVEFGDYKCPVCKTFEEQFFPSIQSELIETGKAQFYFMNYSFINVDSTRSAKFAESVYQELGNDTFWKFHELLYDKQPDDLKYEKEDVFTDKFLEETLKEIANDKDVKKVVSSFKAEKSEDQWNKDMELADELGVSGTPSLFVNGKKFEGNTIDDLVKMVDDAAKEK
- a CDS encoding Rrf2 family transcriptional regulator: MSISTRFSVGIHILSLLEINKEGVNTSDFIAKSVNTNPALIRKITGMLKNAGLVNVRPGIAGATLAKDLSDITLLDVYQAVNVVSDKELFGIHENPNPACTVGRNIQDTIEPIFSVAELALEKALGVVTIEDVVRGILEKDKN
- a CDS encoding SH3 domain-containing protein, coding for MKKLIIPTFCFAVLSTVAFEEKISAAPLQAEHANIEKSVMFVNVNSGSLNMRKTGGDSASIVAKLAKGTQVTVYSESRGWAKIRANGKDGYVSTKYLSATKPGTLTKAAVTIKTAEKYVNVSTGSLNMRKSGMDSASVVAKLTRGTQVTVYSESKGWAKIKANGKDGYVSTKYLSATKPGTVTKAAAPVKTTMKYVNVSTGSLIMRKSGADSASVVAKLTRGTQVTVYSESKGWAKIKANGKDGYVSTKYLSATKPGTVTKAAAPVKTTTKYVNASTLNMRKSATVSSSIITRLSKGTKVTVYSESNGWAKIKANGKDGYVSTKYLSAAKPESGTTVATPEKTTIKYVNTGSLNMRKSGTESSNIVARLSKGTKVTVYLESKGWGKVKANGKDGYVSTKYLSTSKPGSGSTVATPEKTTTKYVNTGLLNMRKSGTASSSIVSMLSKGTKVTVYLESKGWAKIKANGKDGHVSTKYLSTTKPGTETTPSIPDKTTTKYVNVSSGTLNMRKSGSESASIVAKLSKGTQVTVYSETKGWAKIKANGQDGYVSADLLSTTKPEAKPSIPEKTTVKYVNVSSGSLNMRNKPSESASVIVKLAKGVKVEVISESNGWSKIKAYGGEGYVNTQYLSATKPGSVPESPNLNPDEEETTLVKYVKVNDGSSLNMRSFASASASIIAKLVNNTAVTVYSESNGWSRVTANGKTGYVSTQYLTAKAQGPGSSNGSIIRIDKEYNLTMDKMVEIQMAVNGQTDKTYKTYIREDGLTLINSTTGTVKGSGWRVRGGAGSNYWAVGAVSNNQSLNIKSKVKGSDGYYWYEVSYNKTWVNASPDDINYNLNPDNFVNDPIKSFQFVKLSQVTNMNVSEVNARILSGKGILQGQAATFTTAGEKYGVNEIYLISHALLETGNGTSPLATGVKVNGKTVYNMYGVGAFDGTAVSSGAQYAYKAGWFTPEAAIIGGAEFIAKGYISAGQDTLYKMRWNPTAAEKNGNASHQYATDIGWATKQVKQIYNLYSLLDSYKMTIEVPKYK